The Cataglyphis hispanica isolate Lineage 1 chromosome 5, ULB_Chis1_1.0, whole genome shotgun sequence genome has a segment encoding these proteins:
- the LOC126850113 gene encoding sodium-independent sulfate anion transporter-like gives MAKVNLKRVIKKRVPLLKWLPLYKAEEILGDLVAGITVGLTLIPQAIAYAGLAGLKPQYGLYSAFVGSFIYVIFGTCREVNIGPTALISLLTWAYARGIPEYTALLCFLSGCITIFLGILRLGFLVEFVSIPVISGFTSAASVIIACSQIKNLLGLDIHGENFVEIWWELINHITDTKIPDFILSCCCILTLLVLKYLKDIKFANITLKRFLWIIGTARNALVVIICAVTSYIFELYDGAPFILTGHIDAGLPNIELPPFSRTISQNQTESFIDMTKNFKFGILIIPLISIIGNVAIAKAFSRGMPLDATQEMLTLGLCNVIGSFFHSIPVAGSFSRSAVNNASGVRTPLGGIYTGILVILALSLLTPYFYYIPKATLSSVIISAVIFMVEIGIILPIWKCNKRDLIPAFVTFFASLFAGVELGILIGMIIDLAILIYLNARPTINVEYRNTSITNYVMIRPVAGILFPAVNHLRSYLTKALSHKHHKSSKNLNYILTNIVLDCEHIDKIDFTAAQSISMLVKDFRDNNCQLIMLRPNPDILKSIQSLSHKQILTARDEIELITIFKKFKGMRQNTNVEIEVSKSKISEMTNELASTRL, from the exons ATGGCTAAAGTTAATTTGAAAAGAGTAATTAAGAAGAGAGTCCCTCTTTTGAAATGGTTACCGCTGTATAAAGCGGAAGAAATACTGGGTGATCTTGTTGCAGGTATCACCGTGGGATTAACCTTGATACCTCAA GCAATAGCTTATGCAGGTTTGGCAGGATTGAAACCGCAATATGGGCTTTATAGCGCGTTTGTGGGAAGTTTCATCTATGTCATTTTTGGGACGTGTCGTGAAGTCAACATTGGTCCAACTGcgcttatatctttattaacttGGGCATACGCAAG AGGAATTCCCGAGTATACAGCTTTGCTTTGCTTCTTGTCAGGATGTATCACAATATTTCTTGGCATTCTGCGCTTAGGGTTTTTAGTTGAATTTGTCTCAATTCCGGTAATATCCGGGTTTACGTCAGCTGCGAGCGTCATTATTGCTTGTAgtcaaataaagaatttattgggCTTGGATATTCACGGTGagaattttgttgaaatttggTGGGAGTTGATAAACCATATAACTGACACTAAAATACCGGACTTTATTCTCTCCTGTTGCTGTATTTTAACTCTATTAGTCTTGAAG tatttaaaggatataaaatttgccaATATCACATTAAAGAGATTTCTTTGGATAATCGGTACGGCTAGAAACGCTCTCGTGGTCATCATTTGTGCAGTTACGTCTTACATTTTCGAGCTATACGATGGAGCACCCTTCATACTTACGGGCCACATCGATGCTGGTCTACCAAATATCGAACTGCCTCCATTTTCAAGGACAATTAGCCAAAATCAAACTGAAAGTTTTATCGATATGACTAAGAATTTCAAGTTTGGCATCCTGATTATACCGCTCATCTCCATTATTGGAAATGTCGCCATTGCAAAAGCTTTTT CACGAGGTATGCCTCTAGACGCCACACAGGAAATGTTAACTCTTGGACTGTGCAATGTAATCGGTTCGTTTTTCCATTCAATACCTGTCGCAGGATCTTTTTCAAGAAGCGCAGTAAATAATGCTTCTGGTGTTAGAACACCTTTAGGTGGCATATACACag GTATTCTAGTCATACTTGCCCTAAGTTTATTAActccatatttttattatattccgaAAGCGACATTGAGTTCTGTCATAATTAGTGCAGTGATATTTATGGTAGAAATTGGCATAATACTTCCAATCTGGAAATGTAATA AACGTGATCTGATACCGGCATTTGTTACATTCTTTGCTAGTCTATTCGCCGGAGTCGAACTGGGAATCTTGATAGGTATGATAATCGATCTCGCCATATTGATATACCTTAATGCACGACCAACAATAAATGTCGAATATAGAAAT acTTCAATAACGAATTACGTCATGATTCGTCCTGTTGCTGGAATTTTGTTTCCAGCAGTAAATCATTTGAGATCGTATTTAACGAAGGCATTATCTCATAAACATCACAAATCTTCAAAAAATCTCAATTATATCTTGACAAATATCGTATTGGATTGCGAGCATATCGACAAGATAGACTTTACTGCCGCACAg AGTATCAGCATGTTAGTAAAAGACTTTAGGGACAACAATTGCCAATTAATAATGCTGCGACCAAAtcctgatattttaaaaagtatacaaTCCTTGTCGCACAAGCAAATCTTGACAGCAAGAGATGAAATTgagttaattacaatttttaaaaaatttaaaggcaTGAGGCAAAATACAAATGTTGAAATCGAAGTTTCAAAAAGTAAGATCTCTGAAATGACGAACGAACTGGCCTCTACAAGGTTGTGA